One genomic region from Ursus arctos isolate Adak ecotype North America unplaced genomic scaffold, UrsArc2.0 scaffold_17, whole genome shotgun sequence encodes:
- the ZBTB14 gene encoding zinc finger and BTB domain-containing protein 14 has product MEFFISMSETIKYNDDDHKTLFLKTLNEQRLEGEFCDIAIVVEDVKFRAHRCVLAACSTYFKKLFKKLEVDSSSVIEIDFLRSDIFEEVLNYMYTAKISVKKEDVNLMMSSGQILGIRFLDKLCSQKRDVSSPDENNGQSKSKYCLKINRPIGDAADTQDDDVEEIGDQDDSPSDDTVEGTPPSQEDGKSPTTTLRVQEAILKELGSEEVRKVNCYGQEVESMETPESKDLGSQTPQALTFNDGMSEVKDEQTPGWTTAASDMKFEYLLYGHHREQIACQACGKTFSDEGRLRKHEKLHTADRPFVCEMCTKGFTTQAHLKEHLKIHTGYKPYSCEVCGKSFIRAPDLKKHERVHSNERPFACHMCDKAFKHKSHLKDHERRHRGEKPFVCGSCTKAFAKASDLKRHENNMHSERKQVTPSAIQSETEQLQAAAMAAEAEQQLETIACS; this is encoded by the exons ATG GAGTTTTTCATCAGTATGTCTGAAACCATTAAATATAATGACGATGATCATAAAACTCTGTTTCTGAAAACACTAAATGAACAACGCCTGGAAGGAGAATTCTGTGATATTGCCATTGTGGTTGAAGATGTGAAATTCAGAGCACACAGGTGTGTTCTTGCCGCCTGCAGCACTTACTTTAAAAAGCTTTTCAAGAAGCTTGAGGTTGATAGCTCTTCAGTAATAGAAATAGATTTTCTTCGTTCTGATATATTTGAAGAGGTCCTGAACTACATGTACACAGCAaagatttctgtgaaaaaagaaGATGTTAACTTAATGATGTCATCAGGTCAGATTCTCGGTATCCGATTTTTAGATAAACTCTGTTCTCAGAAGCGTGATGTATCTAGTCCCGACGAAAATAACGGCCAATCGAAAAGTAAGTATTGCCTCAAGATAAATCGCCCCATTGGAGATGCTGCTGACACTCAGGATGATGATGTGGAAGAAATTGGAGACCAGGATGACAGTCCCTCTGATGACACAGTAGAAGGTACCCCCCCGAGTCAGGAGGACGGCAAGTCGCCCACGACGACGCTCAGGGTTCAGGAAGCAATCCTGAAGGAGCTGGGGAGCGAGGAAGTTCGGAAAGTAAATTGTTACGGCCAGGAAGTAGAATCCATGGAGACCCCAGAATCGAAAGATTTGGGGTCCCAGACCCCTCAAGCCTTAACATTCAATGATGGAATGAGCGAAGTGAAGGACGAACAGACACCAGGCTGGACAACAGCGGCCAGCGACATGAAGTTCGAGTACTTGCTTTATGGCCACCATCGGGAGCAGATTGCCTGCCAGGCGTGCGGGAAGACATTCTCCGACGAAGGCAGGTTGAGGAAGCACGAAAAACTCCACACGGCAGACAGGCCGTTTGTTTGTGAAATGTGTACGAAAGGTTTTACCACACAGGCCCACCTGAAAGAACACCTAAAAATCCACACAGGGTATAAGCCGTACAGTTGTGAGGTGTGTGGGAAATCCTTTATCCGCGCCCCGGACTTGAAGAAGCACGAGCGAGTGCACAGTAATGAGAGACCGTTTGCGTGCCACATGTGTGACAAAGCCTTCAAACACAAGTCCCACCTCAAAGATCATGAACGAAGACACAGAGGGGAAAAGCCTTTTGTCTGTGGCTCTTGCACCAAGGCGTTTGCCAAGGCGTCTGACCTGAAAAGGCACGAGAACAATATGCACAGTGAGAGGAAGCAGGTTACCCCCAGTGCCATCCAGAGCGAGACAGAACAGTTGCAGGCCGCAGCCATGGCCGCCGAAGCCGAGCAGCAGTTGGAAACGATCGCCTGCAGCTAG